A segment of the Triticum urartu cultivar G1812 chromosome 1, Tu2.1, whole genome shotgun sequence genome:
cgatggcaacaacacaatacgtgccttgctgcccctactgtcactgggaaaggacaccacaagattgaacccaaacctaagcacttctcccattgcaagaaagatcaatctagtaggccaaaccaaactgataattcgaagagacttgcaaagataaccaatcatacataaaagaattcagagatgattcaaatattgttcatagataaacttgatcataaacccacaattcatcggtctcaacaaacacaccgcaaaagaagattacatcgaatagatctccacaagagagggggagaactttgtattgagatccaaaaagagagaagaaaccatctagctaataattatggacccgtaggtctgaggtaaactactcacacttcatcgaagaggctatggtgttgatgtagaagccctccgtgatcgatgccccctccagcggagctccggaacaggccccaagatgggatctcgtggatacagaaagttacgacggtggaattagggttttggctccatgtctgatcgtttgggggtacgtaggtatatataggaggaagaagtacgccggtggagcaacagggggcccacgagggtggagggcgcgcctgggggggtaggcgcgcccccctacctcgtggcctccctgttggttgcttgacgtagggtccaagtctcctggatcatgttcggtgagaaaatcacgtccccgaaggtttcattccgtttggactccgtttgatattccttttcttcggaaccctaaaataggcaaaaaacagcaattctggactgggcctccggttagtaggttagtcccaaaaataatataaaagtggataataaagcccaataatgtccaaaacagtagataatatagcatggagcaatcaaaaattatagatacgttggagacgtatcagtggttTCTGTGTCGCTGCTGAGAGGACTCGATCACTATGGCGGGAgctttatttttttcctttcttttaaATTTTTTTCTTAGGCTGTGTGCATCGTGGATGTCTTTGCAATATCTTGTAGGTGCAGAGGCTAGGTGTAATTGGTATCTTCGCTATATTAATATATTCCCCTTTAaaaatgtatgtatgtatgtatgtatgtatgtatgtatgtatgtatgtatgtatgtatgtatgtatacaAACTAGTGTTTCACAATGAATGACAGACAACTTGTGCATCAATTAATTAGTTAGGGCTCTGCTCTCTCTTAATTGGTATATGTTGTAAGGAGTGATAGTTTCTATTTTATGTTTATTCTTTGAAGAATGACAAGACTTGAAATTGGATGGAAGAAAAAGTGGCCTACATATGCATGTTCAATGACTGTGTTGCAACTGTTGTGACTCCAAAAGATTGCTCGGGTAAGGGCTTAGTATACCGGCCTAGAAGTGAAAGCGATCAAAATTTTGCACCACTAAAGGAGAGAAAAGCAAAAACTTCTCATCTTTCTCAAAGGATTGAACATTTTTTACTGTCATATTATCCCGTAAGCAACATATTGACCTAGCAACTTTGGTGGAGCCTATTGTattactcatattcatcaagtaGTATATTATAAAATGGGCTTTTATTGACTCTAAATGTAGCATTATTGTAATGCATTTGCATAATTAAGCGTGTGTTTGGTTGGGTGGCTAGGGATAGCCAGTTTTTAGGTGGTTGCCATGTGTTTGATTTTTAAAATTTTGTAGTTGAGGATAGCCAAATCCAGAGAATATTCCCTAAAAAGTGGCTTAGCAAAAGCGCCAAAAGGTGGCGGGTGAGGGCAACCACCCCATGCTTGCATGCTCACCTCACCATCCGAATCGTTTACTACTTGTTCTCACCCGCTCCCCCATGAAAAAAAAGGAATTTTATCAGGCTTTTGGTAGGACATTCGTATGTCCATACTTGTCATCCAACGTACTGTGACAAAAACTGGGGTGTTAAAAATTAAAGGGCAACTCATGAAATATAATAGACAAACATATATGTCTATAAATTATGCAACAAAGAAACAAAAGAATCGAACATAAATCCGTATATGGATCTGATCATAAAGGGATAATTCATGACACGGCAACAAACACACCGAGAATTACATCAGATGGAATACAATCATGTAGGGCAGCACATGTGATCATTGATTGAGACGTAAGGGAGAGAAGATGCCAACTAGCTACTATTATGGACCTGTAGTTCAAGGAGAACTATTCACACATGGGCGTGGTGGCACTGAGGTTGGTGAATATGCCTCCGGTGATGATTTACCCTTCCGGCAAAGTACCGGAAGAGGTCTCCAGATTGAATCATCGTGAAACGCGTGGTGGCGACGACAGAAAAATCATCGATAAATAAATCACATGAGAGATCTCGGTAATTAGGGAGCATAGTTAATTTAAAGATAGTAGATGATACCCCGCATGTTGTTGCGAGAATTTTTTCCAATCCATTTTAGTGATATTTGGTTTCATGGAACATGTGAATACTCGGAGTAATAATATGAGAACTGGAACTAAAAATACATATAAGTTATGATGTTTGATTATTTTATATTTCTAGAATGTTTATTAAAATTATAAATAGCATAATAGAATGGAAATTCTCATGCATGTTGAAGTGGGCTTTTTCCTATGCATGGTTGCATGTTGAGGTAGACCTACTCCTTATGCATGTTGCATGATGAGGTGGCGTGTTTGCATGTTGAGGGAGAGAGTTAGTGAGTGATACCTATTTTGATACAAATGACTTACTTTGGTAAGGAAATAGTAACCAGGCAAGTTTGTAATGATACAGTGCTATACTATACTTGACACCCAAAATGGACTACTTCATTTGTGTCAATACACTACAATATATCCAATGCATGCTTCCCTAGGGCCAAAGGGAGTTTCCCTGAGGCACCTACTCTAGAAAATCCAATATATATATACCCTTAATTAAGGGTTAGTGTGCTTTTGTCCATTCCTGGTAGCTTTCTCCTTAGAAAGGTAGCTAATCATCTTGTATTATAATCATGCCAAACAATCTTCACAAGAACATACGCTATAAGCCTGTTGTGAATAATATCTGAAGAATCTCTTACATAATTTCTGAAATGAAAAAGGAAAAGGGAATTATGTGGATAACTTGTACACAAATGAAATCAAACTTAATAAATGAGTGATAGTTTGCTGTCAATTTAAAATGGTACTCCTGAGGGAGACAACCCTGGGACAAAGTGTAAGTTCCGAGGgggggcaaagaaggaggagtcGAGGAGGAGAAAGCTATCATAAGTGTGCCTTTATTTGCGCACTTTAATAGAAAATTATCTGCAAGCAGTGGCGGAGCTTCCCTAGGCAAAAGGGGGCcatagcccccccccccccaactcTAGACATTTGTCCGCAACCTCTGTACCATCTGCCAACTTTCTGTAGTAAATGTTCGCCAACCCTCCAGAGCCTATTCTTCTCTCCAATCCATTCATGGCCATTTCAATTTCGGATAGCGTATATCTCGCAAGGACTGCTTGGAAATCGATCAAGCCAAGTTCTTCTTCTTCAGGTGCTACAATAAAAGGAGGGTTGTTCAACGAGCTAAATCAACTGCAAAATATTATTGCAGTTTCTTTTTTCACAGGAAGTTGAAAAATATTGGTAGTTGGACCAAAACACATAGCTACAATGCACACTATATGCTTCTGTAGTTAGAAGACATGCACCGTATGGAGGTGGAAGGTTCTTCTTGCGTCGGAAGTAGTAGCAACATCCAATTGCAGTGATTATTAGCAGAACAGCTCTGGACACAATACATGCAACAATATTTTTCTGCGTCCACATCGTGTGCAAGGTCCGTGTTATCGGCCTTGTTATCTGCCATCAAAGGATTCCCCTTGCAGACAATACCTTGTGGACAAGTTGTTAGTTATGAGGGGGACAAAGAAGGAGGAGACGAGGAGGATAAAGCTACCAGGAATGTACCTTTATTTGCAGACTTTGACAGAAGATACTAATTTGGATTCCTAAAAAATAGACAAATTAATTGTCTGCCAGCAATGTTGGAGCTTtcctacacacacacacacacacacactagaAGGGGGCtatcgccccccccccccccccccccccccccccccccactagAAATCGATCATGTATACACTTAATTTCTAGGCCTAACTATCATGTTGGATTTCATTAACTACCATGTTGGGTTACTTCACATCTAAGTCTAGAACCATACCATCAAACTTACTATGAGATTGGTGCAACAACGCTAGTTTATTTTCTAATTTTTTTTGAGATCCAAAGTTTATTTTCTAATGAGTTGTTGCTTGCTGTTGTCCGCTGCTTTTGGTTTATCAATCGTGTGTGTTGAGTTGTCTTTCTTGTGCCAGGCCCAATAGCGAAAACAATTTTTTTGTctatttcattttttctttttctttttttgtatttcactttcttttttccccttttcccatttcttttttcctttttcccaTTTCTTTTGTAATTCATTTTCTACTAGTCcttttctttctatttttttatttttcagaATTTCAAAATTTGTCTGAAATTTCAAGAAATATTTGAAAATTCAATAaatttttattttaaaaaaatgttcataagttcaaaaaatgttccTGTTTCAAATTTTATTCACAAATTCAAAATAGCAATTCTTGatcattaaaaaatgttcaccttTCAAAATGTGTTCATAAGCTCATAAAATGTTCCTATTTCCAAactttgttcacaaattcaataAATGTCCACAATGTTTGCTTCTTTTTAAAAAATTAgagttttaaattttgttcacAGATGGAAAAAACGTTCCATtgtgtccaaaatgttcatgttttcaaaagATGTTCCTATTTTCAAACATTTGTTCATAAATTAAAAAAAATCCCTTTTTTGATTtgttcaaaaattcaaaaattgTTTCTATTTGTCAAAAAAGATCGAATTGAAAAAATGTTCCCgtttttcaaattttgttcacaaattcataCGTTCTTTCCGTTTCGAAATTGGGCCATGTTAACTTGAGAAACTGGCCCAGGCCCGCAAACCTCAAATCCCTGTGAAGCCCACATTCACATGCGGGCCCACAACCGTCGAAGCGATAAGGAGAGTGACAGCCGCTCAGCCCGCCGGCACACCCGACCAACTCTCGCTCACTCCCCGGAGGGAAACAGAGCAAAGATgaccacggcggcggcggcgacgacgatgCGTCTGTCTTCCCCGTTCAAGGCCCCGCCTCTCCGTCCTCCCTGCCACCGCGTCGTCCCGTCGAGGCGGGGCCCCGGGCGGGCCGGGCTGGCCGTCTCGGCGGCCGCCGGCGGGTCGCCCCCCACCGTGCTCGTCACCGGCGCCGGAGGACGAACAGGTAGATGCTACACATCCCGCTATCTTTTCCCCCTTCGCGTACTTTCGCCACACATTACTGCACGGTGCCACCGTCTCTTGGTGTTCCAGTGGGATACAGTTCAGTTCGTATTTGTGGGAGAATTTGCCGGCGGAGGCGGCGGTTTCTTGGAATCAAGATGCTTCACAACCTACTGAACCTCCCATTGATTCACAAATTACACTCCCGTTTGCGTACTGTAATCCGGCGTGCGCCTCTGACCTCTGCGCTGTGGCGACCCAGGCCAAATTGTGTACAAGAAGCTGAAGGAGAAGGCAGACCAGTTTGTGGCCAGAGGGCTGGTCAGGACGCCGGACAGCAAATCTAAGATCGATGGGGGCGACGACGTGTTCATCGGAGACATTAGGGATCCTGGGAGCATTGCGCCGGCGATCGACGGCATTGACGCGCTCATCATCCTCACCAGTGGGGTCCCGAAGATGAAGCCAGGGTTTGATCCTAGCAAAGGGGGTCGGCCCGAGTTTTACTTCGAGGAAGGGTCTGATCCTGAGCAGGTGACTGACTGACGAAACCACCTGTCAATGACAGTACTCATATTAGCAATATATGACAACTGGTGCATTTCTTTAGAGCTAATAAtgctttttgtttgtttttccCTTGTTTAAGGTGGATTGGATAGGCCAAAAGAACCAAATCGACGCTGGTAAATCTTCACCTTTGTCTTGTTCTGTTAGAGCATTATACAATGTTTAGTGTGTTTATTGAAATGATTGGTCCGTCGACCTTTTACTTGTCTGCTCTCTTGGTTTTTTCATCTTCTTTAATTATCCATGCAGCCAAGAGCATTGGTGTAAAGCAGATAGTTTTGGTTGGATCCATGGGTGGAACAGATCTCAACCATCCATTAAACAAGCTTGGGAATGGGAATATACTGGTATATAGCTTGTTTGACAATATTTTTATATGTTCTTTCCTATACTTTTGTGTGCATGAATATATCATGTATCATTTTAGGAATTAGAATGATCGATTGCTCTTCTAATTTGCAGGTGTGGAAACGGAAGGCAGAACAGTACCTAGCGGACTCTGGTGTACCATATACAATTATAAGGTTATAACACAAACTCATTCGTTGGTGCTATTTGCGGGATGAGACTTATTCTTGCATGTTCCGCAAAGATTTCTTTTGTCACATTTAATTTATGTAATAGACTGCCAGTCACTTTTTTCTCTCCATAGATGGTCAATCATAAAAGTAATTCTATATATCTGTGATGAAGGAAGAAAACAACAAAACAACAGAAGTGCATGATGGAGTATGAAGCACCACAAAGAAAATTAATTTAGTATAAGAAATCAAAAATTTCAATTTCTTTCATAGGGACATTAATTGTTGGAGTATTTTCCACCAACAATCGTGTTGATAAAATACCTTTTCCACATCCCATCTCTTTCCAGGGCTGGAGGACTACAAGACAAAGATGGTGGTGTGCGTGAGTTGATTGTTGGAAAGGATGACGAGATCTTGAAGACGGAAACAAAAACTATTGCCAGGGCAGATGTTGCAGAAGTTTGCATACAGGTACCTTTATAGAACAAAACACATGTTTCTGTACATAAACTACTGCTCAATCTTTTTTTCATCATCTGCCATATATATTTGTTGCATCTATCTATGCCTTACTGGCTAGTGGTCGCTACCACTGATCCATCTGTGCCTTTCCTGTGTAGGCCTTGCTATTTGAGGAAGCAAAGTTCAAGGCATTTGATCTGGCTTCAAAACCTGAAGGTGAAGGAACACCGACGACAGATTTTAAGTCTGTTTTTGCACAAATTGCTACTCGCTTCTAAGAAGACAAGATCATTCTGGCCAATGAAATGGGGACAGTTTTTTAATTAGGCGATATGGAATTTGTACTGGGTCAGGTTAGTGTTCTGTTTATTAATTAAGAAAATGCAACATTTTATTTTATGCACTATTACTCAATAGTGATTTGTTTGTTTATGTCTTTTCTTTGTGGTGCACAACATGTTTATAGCCGTTCTGTTACCTGGTTGATCGGTCTTAATATGGATGTGCGGCCTTACTATTTGCAGTTAGTTTATTTTGTTAAATAAAGGTAGGAAGTGCTTGTCCTTCAGGGGTCATGTTGCCATGATGTTCTGGGGTCTACATGATTTAGTTTCAAGTTAATTCATTTGCTAGTCTATACAAAGAGTTATCCATATTGCGTATGTATAGTCCTACCAATTAGTTGGTAAGTATAATTTGAATTGTAAATTTGTTAGGAATATAAAATGCCCAAGCTTGTTCTGTAGCAAAAGTAAAAGTGACATGTCATCTCCTTCCAGATTGTCTCTGATGTTCTGCCAACAGAAGAAATATTCTGCTCTACTTAGAGCCATTCTGTAAAAATTACACAGCTATCTAAGCTCCTCACAACATTACCAGATTTAACAATATAACCAACTCGAATCTCATTTCCGAGATTTTTATGCATTGTTCACTTGCAAATTTATTTTTTCACGTTCTTATTTGCACGTTCTATTTAAAACATGATATTTCTGTGCCGTTGATGTTAAGACTCTGTAGTATGTTAACTGAGAAGCTCTGGTGCATGAAACATCACATAACTTAGTAGCTAGAATTTACACGGGTGAACATCACTTCACGGGTTTCTGAGAGAATTAAGGATTGTTTGGTATGATTTGTCTTGCACTTATTGAGCTGCGCAGCTGACCTATATTACCTAATATGTGCATACTAGTTCATTTGATTGGATTTTGGATTCGTTTATAGAAACCTTGTCTTGATTAAGTACAATTACCGTCTTCAAACCAGAATTGGCATTTTCTCTGACCTTCCATGTCGCTTATTTTGAGAGGTAGGCAGTGCAATAATCTCCTTCACAGTATTTCCACTAATCTCTTGTCTAGTATGACCAATAAACTGATCAAAACAATAACCAAGTACACATAGTTAATATTCGTTAAAAAGAAACCCGGATTCATTTATAGAGCAACTTTCTAGAACAGTTTGTTCAGAAATTGAAAAGAACACAAAAGTAAAGTACAATTTTACAGTCGCCTTATATTTATTTCCTACATATGTCATGTATGTTGCACAGCTGAACCAAATCAAAACATGTTGAGTATCAACATTAGAATCCCCATCCCATCTCTTTCCAAGATACGTAGTTCCCAATGCTCATCTGATGAAAGAATATCTTACAGTGTTCAGCTTTAGATACATGGTGCTGAGAATCATGCAAGTAGATACCGAGGCGGGAAGTTGCCCACGCATGTTCGCACACTTGAAAAACCGCTTGGATCATACTGATCATCGTATATTTCATTAGGTTTCCATTTAGATATAGCATAAAGTACTCTCCCTTTCCATCCTTGTAGCAGCCAACCGCGATCTTCAACAGCAAAGAATTCCTCATGATAAAGTGAGTTCTTCATGTGAACTATTTTCTTTAAGATGGCTGGATCGACAGGAAGCTGCTCGAACCCAGCCTTGAGGAACCTTGCTTGCCACTGCCTGTAACTTTCTGGCCTCTCAGTCCTTTCTGCATCCTCACATGCTATGATGTTAAGTGCATCCCGCCTAAATAGGATCCTCTCAATCATCTTGCTTCATTATCCCGTGGAACATTTGCATCAAGTATGTCAAACATTGAAGAGTAATGGAGCATAACCTCTTTGAATCGTTGTATGAAGAAGGGAGAACTGTGAAACCCATTCACGTTGCCAGAAATAAAAACCTTTGGGTTCATCCGCCTCATAGTTTTCAGCAGCTCATTCCTTGCGCCATTTATGGCTTCGGTTTCATGACCAAGATTCTTCATCCGGAATATGCAGTTGATTATGAGAACTTCATCCTCGGCAATGTTAAGATCCTCAATTTTAATGGTCTCCCATCTTGAAGCGGCAATGCCCTGATACTGAAATGGTACCTTGAACATGTTTGCATAATCAGCCAACCGCTTACCTGTCTCCTCGATCATTTCGCAGGGGCGCAAACTTTGCTGGGGAGTGTCTATACCTGTGATCcgaagcttgagtattctatagtctcacctaaatagcttggcgtaatcatggtcatagctgtttcctgtgtgaaattgttatccgctcacaattccacacaacatacgagccggaagcataaagtgtaaagcctggggtgcctaatgaGGCATCAAAAATAGTTTGGTTGGCAAAGTAGTATGACGCCCTTTTGAAAGGGCAAGCTGCAAGAAAAAGGCTGTAAGCCTCTAACCAATCTGTGGTATTTGTTGGCCTCTCCATGAGGTTGTGATAAATCTGACTCCCGCTCCCAGCCAAGCGTGCCTCGAGGCCGTCCACCAAATAAAATGCCAGCCTCTGAGTACAATCACCATCTGCAGAAGAGTGTTGTCTTATCTTCAATATCAGTTCACTGGCCAATAGCTGGTGGTCTTCTGCCACAGCCTGTGCACAATGGATGAGGAGAGTCCTGAGATCAACCAACTCTTTCCTTGGCCGCTTCCTAGCCCATAGCTTCTGATGGGCACGTCCTTTGCTCCGGCCTTTCAGCAAGTTATTGTCTCCTTTCCCTGCCATCCTTTCCCGCAGTCTTCTTATTTGGTCGGAACGACCATAGCATAGCAGAACTCGGTCGAAATTTTCATTTCGAATTATTGCACAAGTGGTGATGGCATGATGTTTATTGCTCCTTCCTTCCAAGATATCCCAGTCCCTTTGGTCTGCCACCTCAAAGGTCGTGTTTTCGCTCCTCTCTCCTACTTTTGCATTTGCAGTCAGTTTGGAAATAGAAAGTATGCCATTCTCTAAATATATCACCAGCTTATCAATACTTGAAGCAAATATCTTTTCCTCCTTGACACCTCTCTGACAATGCAAGGCAGGGAAGCCAGATCCGGAAGTCCATCCAACACTTATCAATGGCTGGTTTGGTAGAAAAACACTCCTATTGCAGATATATGGACTCATCGGGGTTGTTAAGGGCTGTACCAAGCTGTAACTTGAACAGTCATTACTGAAGCTAGTGCTCCCGAGCCTCTTGTAACAGCTGATCGCACTCTTATCAGGGTTGTCTTTTTCGTTGTTGCTATGCAGTGGTGGCCAGTTAGTAGCCGGCGCGTATACCTGTCGAAGAATGTCACGGAACGGCTTCTCAGCAACCTGGAGAGCAGCCTCCTCTTGGCATATGTCAACCCCCTCGTCAATGTCTTCCATCAGCATCTGACTTATGCAGTGAAGAGCATAGTTTGATGTAATCCGGCGGTGCTCAGGGCTACCCTCTGCAGCAATCTGAACTTGGTTTTGTCCAAGGCTGGTTACTCCACCATATGTACTTGCTTGGTTGGCTGGGGAAAGAACTGTGGAGTGTGGACCACTCAGCTGGTAGTTGTACACAGTGAATTGCTGCTGAGAAGTGGAATCACTGTCGTATCGTTGGTCGGTTGCTGCAATGGTGTCCAGATTGTCACGGAGAGGTTCAATCGCCATTGTGGAAAGTCTGATTTCCACCTCCCGCAGTATGAGATATATGGTTCTTCTTTGTCCCACAGCAAATAAATCAGCTTGTTTCCTGGAACAAGAAAAATGGGAACTGGAAGCTAAATTATGTGAGACCAATTTCGGTTCACCTTGCTCGTGTGCTACAATCTAGAATGCCCGTTAAATGGAATTCTGATCAGCGAGCTCTTTTTTTCTTCATTTCCTTCACCTTCTGCTTCTTCCTTTTTTATTCGAGATTCAGCTTATGATTGTTTTTGGCACGCCATTACCGATTGAAAAAAAATGAAGGCTTGCAGACACGAGAATAACTATTTTAGCCGGTTAAACATATTACTAATGTAGTAATGTTTAAGCATCAATAACAGAAACAGCACACCTAAAACGATTTTGAATCTATGACACGCCTAATACCACTGCTCAGGCTCCTCATCTGAGCAAGTAGCAAACGTAGGGAAGCACACACCTTGGTTATtgagcagcagtagcagcagatCCAGTGCTTTGACAGAAGAGTAGTGAGGATGTGGGCTATGAAGGAAGAGTAGTGAGGCTGTGGTGTTGATGtaaactaattttttttgttgctTTGTTCCCAATGTCAGACATGGTGATTATGACAGAGAATGAGTCCAGATTACAGCAGTTGTCCTGTCGATTAGTTCTAGGCCTGGCTGCGCATCGGATGTATAAAAAAGTGTTCATTAGGAACGCGTGCATGGGTTTCAACATTATTAAGGTTCCTAATTGAATTGTTAAAAAAGGAGATTCACTGTTCAAAGAAAATTTTCTTTCCATTTGATAGTTGATATATGTAATGGCCTTGCT
Coding sequences within it:
- the LOC125543490 gene encoding uncharacterized protein At5g02240-like; protein product: MTTAAAATTMRLSSPFKAPPLRPPCHRVVPSRRGPGRAGLAVSAAAGGSPPTVLVTGAGGRTGQIVYKKLKEKADQFVARGLVRTPDSKSKIDGGDDVFIGDIRDPGSIAPAIDGIDALIILTSGVPKMKPGFDPSKGGRPEFYFEEGSDPEQVDWIGQKNQIDAAKSIGVKQIVLVGSMGGTDLNHPLNKLGNGNILVWKRKAEQYLADSGVPYTIIRAGGLQDKDGGVRELIVGKDDEILKTETKTIARADVAEVCIQALLFEEAKFKAFDLASKPEGEGTPTTDFKSVFAQIATRF